The DNA sequence AAGGTGGTCAGCCTCAAGTCCGTCGAAGTAGTGTGCGTGGTTTCCCGCCACCTCTCGAAAAACGGGGATATCTCTGGCGATAATCGGCATGCCCTGCTGTGCAGCTTCGATCAAGGGCAACCCAAACCCTTCTGCGTACGATGCTGCGATGAGACACGTACTGTTTTCGTAGACCTTCTGCAAATACTCATCGCTGATGCCTTCTAGCCAAAACAGACGGGCATTCAGCTCCACGTGCCTACGAATTTTCTGTGCTAGCTTCTCCACCGCCCACCCCTGTTTTCCGACTATGACTAAGTTAACGTCGCGCCCCCCTTTCCATAACCGTTCCATGGAAGCCAGCACCTGCGCATGTCCTTTGCGCGGCTCCAATGTGCCCACCATGAGAAAACTGGGGCGAGTGCGCAGTGCAGCCAATACATCATGGGATTCCGGTGGCATGCCTTTTGACGAAACACTACTCGCGATATCGGCTCCATTATGAAAGTGCTGGATACACAGAGGTCGGCTACGCTCCGGCGGATGATCTTGCAGCCAATCCCGGACATCGTCTGCGGTAGCTCTTGATATGCACAGCAGCGAATCCGCGGTCGCGCCAACACCCTGGATCCACTTGGCGAATGCCTCCGGTACGCTAACATCACACCATTCCGGATGCCGCAACGGGATCAGGTCATATACCACAAAATGAATCGGGATTCCCACGCGCCGCAAGAATCGCAAGAATGAAAGAAAAGAAGGAAACAGGTGAGCAGATAAATCAAGGCCCAGAAAGATGTCCCCATGACCGACATCTATGAGCTGGTCCGCATCCGGAAACTCTACCTTTCCGGACGGGAGCGTCGCCACCTGGGGTGTATATCGGCACCAGCCATGCTCGGCATCAAAGCATATGGGGCGAATACGATATCCGGTGGGTGGCTCGTTTAGCAGTTCTTTAAGGAGATTGCGCACGACACGCTGAACGCCGGTGCGAGCATCTTGCGCCGCTAGAACGGATACGTCGACCAGCATTTGCGGCTCGGCACCCAACCGTTCATTCAATGCAATGCTTGTTGCTACCTTACATAAGTCAGCCGTTTTTGGTGATACCGTGCTGTCAATGCCGGCAAGGGCATCGACCAATGTCGTCGGAAAAGTCGCCTCTTGGGAACGAATGACGTTGTTACGGGCACCACCTGTATTCTGAGAGATCTTAGAGAACGCAGCAATGGCTCGCCGGGCGCAAATCTTCCAGGAAAATGCGCTTGCTCTATCAATTGCTCGGGACATCAGCGCATCGCGGAACGCCGTATCCGACAACGCTCGGCGCATCACCTTCGCAATCGAATCAGGATGGTAGGGATCGAACAACGCATCCTCCCAGCCAATAACCTCCGGAACTGCACCACCCCAAGAGCCGATTGTGGGCGCACCACAGGCCATGGCTTCTAAAGCCGGCAGCCCGAAGCCTTCATGCACCGAAGGGAGCACAAACAAACGGCACTGATTATATAGCGAAACAAGGTCTTCGTCCGTTACGTAACCGGTCAGGACAAGTTCGTCCTCGGTCAGTCCGAACGAATGCGCAAATTTCATGAGGTTGCGCTCGTGTATATCGTCCATTCTTGCAACTATCACTAACTGGAACTGCCTGCGTAGCGCAGGATGGAGAAGCGCGAAGGCGTGTATCAGTCGGCGTAGATTCTTATGAGTTTCAACATTACCTGTGCATTGGATAAACGGTCGCGTAATTCCGAACCGGGCCCGGAGCGCAACAGCCTCTTTGTTCGATAGTTCAACGGGATGGAAGCGATGGTCAATAGCGGTGCCAATAGTGACGATCCGTTCAGCGGGTATTTTCAGCAATTCC is a window from the Thioalkalivibrio paradoxus ARh 1 genome containing:
- a CDS encoding glycosyltransferase family 4 protein produces the protein MRIVIDMQGAQTASRFRGIGRYTMSFAKAVVHERGEHEAFLALSGLFPDTIEPIRAAFDDLLPQENIRVWHAPAPVSAFDSDNEWRMLAAERIRESFLASLEPDLVLITSLFEGLGDNALTSIGTLHPAVPTAAIFYDLIPMRFPQLLETPMHKEWYQKKLKYLAHADVLLAISDYSRREAMELLKIPAERIVTIGTAIDHRFHPVELSNKEAVALRARFGITRPFIQCTGNVETHKNLRRLIHAFALLHPALRRQFQLVIVARMDDIHERNLMKFAHSFGLTEDELVLTGYVTDEDLVSLYNQCRLFVLPSVHEGFGLPALEAMACGAPTIGSWGGAVPEVIGWEDALFDPYHPDSIAKVMRRALSDTAFRDALMSRAIDRASAFSWKICARRAIAAFSKISQNTGGARNNVIRSQEATFPTTLVDALAGIDSTVSPKTADLCKVATSIALNERLGAEPQMLVDVSVLAAQDARTGVQRVVRNLLKELLNEPPTGYRIRPICFDAEHGWCRYTPQVATLPSGKVEFPDADQLIDVGHGDIFLGLDLSAHLFPSFLSFLRFLRRVGIPIHFVVYDLIPLRHPEWCDVSVPEAFAKWIQGVGATADSLLCISRATADDVRDWLQDHPPERSRPLCIQHFHNGADIASSVSSKGMPPESHDVLAALRTRPSFLMVGTLEPRKGHAQVLASMERLWKGGRDVNLVIVGKQGWAVEKLAQKIRRHVELNARLFWLEGISDEYLQKVYENSTCLIAASYAEGFGLPLIEAAQQGMPIIARDIPVFREVAGNHAHYFDGLEADHLAAALNEWLFMHEEGIAPSSDDMPWMTWRESARWLLSLVVPEGPRDNERTGQTRQTAL